A DNA window from Pseudomonadota bacterium contains the following coding sequences:
- the ilvD gene encoding dihydroxy-acid dehydratase, with translation MSSNERSRVITEGPQRSPNRAMLRAVGFQDEDFSKPIIGIANGFSTITPCNVGLNALAESSEKALRDAGAMPQIFGTITISDGISMGTPGMRYSLVSREVIADSIETVCNGQSMDGVLAIGGCDKNMPGAMIAIARLNIPAVFVYGGTIKPGHYKGQDLTIVSAFEAVGAYTAHKIDEEELLQVERRACPGAGSCGGMYTANTMSSAFEAMGMSLPRSSTMAAEDEEKVISTAESARVLAEAVAKGIRPRDILTRKAFENAIAVVMAIGGSTNAVLHLLAIAEAAEVPLSIDDFETIRRKVPVLCDLKPSGRYVTVDFHRAGGVPQIMRMLLDHGLLHGDALSVTGLKIEDLLEGVSAEPDPSQSVIRPWHDPVYPEGHLAILKGNLAEEGAVAKVSGIKQRKIQGPARVFDSEEMAMQAILDNKIRAGDIVVIRYEGPKGGPGMREMLSPTSAIIGAGLGDKVGLITDGRFSGGTYGMVVGHVAPEAAVGGAIALVEEGDTISIDADEQILQLHVPDIELEKRRQAWEPPGNTPKKGVLAKYAKLVSSASRGAVT, from the coding sequence ATGTCATCCAACGAAAGAAGTCGCGTTATCACTGAGGGTCCGCAGCGCTCCCCCAATCGGGCCATGCTTCGGGCCGTGGGATTTCAGGATGAGGACTTCTCTAAACCTATTATCGGCATCGCCAACGGTTTCAGCACCATCACTCCATGCAATGTTGGTCTAAACGCACTGGCCGAAAGTTCCGAAAAGGCATTACGAGATGCCGGCGCCATGCCGCAAATATTCGGCACCATTACCATCAGCGACGGCATTTCGATGGGTACGCCAGGCATGCGATATTCTCTCGTGTCGCGGGAAGTGATTGCCGACTCAATTGAAACCGTATGCAACGGTCAAAGCATGGACGGTGTATTGGCCATCGGCGGCTGTGACAAAAACATGCCGGGCGCCATGATCGCGATCGCGCGGCTTAACATTCCGGCGGTGTTCGTCTACGGCGGGACCATCAAACCCGGGCACTATAAGGGCCAGGATCTCACCATCGTGAGTGCCTTCGAAGCCGTTGGGGCCTACACGGCCCACAAAATCGACGAAGAAGAGTTACTGCAAGTCGAACGGCGCGCTTGTCCGGGCGCGGGATCCTGTGGCGGCATGTATACCGCCAATACCATGTCATCGGCTTTCGAAGCCATGGGTATGAGCTTGCCCAGGTCATCCACCATGGCTGCTGAAGACGAAGAAAAAGTAATCAGTACAGCCGAATCCGCCCGTGTACTGGCTGAAGCGGTAGCGAAAGGTATTCGCCCTCGCGACATCCTGACGCGCAAAGCGTTCGAAAACGCAATCGCGGTGGTCATGGCAATCGGGGGATCTACGAATGCCGTATTGCATCTGTTGGCCATCGCCGAGGCCGCCGAGGTTCCACTGAGTATCGACGACTTTGAGACAATCCGTCGCAAGGTACCGGTCCTGTGCGATCTGAAGCCATCGGGTCGCTATGTCACGGTGGACTTCCATCGTGCGGGAGGGGTCCCACAAATCATGAGAATGCTGCTGGATCACGGCTTACTTCATGGCGACGCATTGAGCGTGACGGGCTTGAAAATCGAGGACTTGCTTGAGGGTGTATCCGCTGAGCCCGACCCGTCGCAATCGGTTATCCGCCCTTGGCATGATCCGGTCTACCCGGAAGGCCATCTGGCCATCCTCAAGGGCAACCTGGCCGAAGAAGGTGCTGTCGCCAAAGTGTCCGGTATCAAACAACGCAAAATTCAGGGTCCGGCTCGCGTCTTCGATTCTGAAGAGATGGCCATGCAGGCCATCCTGGACAACAAAATCCGCGCCGGGGACATCGTGGTAATTCGCTATGAGGGGCCCAAAGGTGGACCCGGTATGCGGGAGATGCTCTCCCCCACTTCGGCCATTATCGGCGCCGGCCTGGGCGACAAAGTCGGCCTGATCACCGACGGACGATTCTCCGGTGGAACCTACGGAATGGTAGTCGGACACGTCGCGCCGGAAGCGGCCGTTGGGGGCGCAATCGCCTTGGTGGAAGAAGGCGATACGATTTCGATTGACGCCGACGAACAAATCCTGCAATTGCACGTACCGGACATCGAACTTGAGAAGCGAAGACAAGCCTGGGAGCCGCCCGGCAATACGCCGAAGAAAGGTGTCTTGGCCAAGTACGCCAAATTGGTCTCGAGCGCCAGCCGGGGCGCAGTCACCTAA
- a CDS encoding OmpW family outer membrane protein: MSALRTAAGELDEMVFVIPDVMKKLMRLEMLGAKLGFSKWRLPAMCVALTFFIAIPVAAEEGKLESTWRSWTGEALNCLHCNGWYVEFGVTRFVPNVDSTELTFVEDSTAPIVGTVLPAGPFAGSAVDLAASNIATINLGYMFTEHFGIESILGIPALKFDFIPEGTLTTDPLVKVAIPPVADVQVGPFTSKIGEVKALPITLKGVYYPFPTSRVRPYAGLGLSYTITYDEKITNPGLWTNPNDPSTAPTLETSDELGYVFNAGIDIDVSPKWYVVFDVSYVKLSFDNTISDTIVDGGIVGVLPGSDSTIEVDADPWVYTVGLGRVF; this comes from the coding sequence TTGTCGGCGTTGCGAACAGCTGCTGGTGAATTGGACGAAATGGTTTTTGTGATCCCTGATGTGATGAAAAAACTGATGAGGTTAGAAATGCTTGGTGCAAAACTAGGGTTTTCCAAATGGCGTTTGCCGGCAATGTGCGTTGCGTTGACGTTTTTTATAGCTATTCCCGTCGCTGCGGAGGAGGGTAAGCTCGAATCGACGTGGCGTTCCTGGACTGGTGAGGCACTGAACTGTCTGCACTGCAATGGTTGGTATGTGGAATTTGGCGTGACCCGTTTTGTCCCCAATGTTGACAGCACCGAGCTGACCTTCGTGGAAGACAGTACGGCGCCGATCGTGGGTACCGTGCTTCCGGCGGGGCCGTTCGCGGGGTCTGCTGTTGACTTGGCGGCGTCGAACATCGCCACCATTAATCTGGGTTATATGTTCACGGAGCACTTTGGAATTGAATCCATTCTCGGTATTCCCGCGCTGAAGTTCGACTTCATCCCCGAGGGAACGTTAACAACCGATCCCTTAGTCAAGGTTGCCATTCCACCCGTTGCCGATGTTCAGGTTGGCCCTTTCACTAGTAAGATTGGAGAAGTCAAAGCCCTGCCGATCACGCTGAAAGGCGTTTACTACCCATTTCCGACCAGTCGGGTCCGTCCTTATGCCGGGCTGGGTTTGAGCTACACCATTACCTACGATGAAAAGATTACCAATCCGGGATTGTGGACGAACCCCAACGATCCGAGTACGGCGCCCACATTAGAAACCAGCGATGAGCTTGGCTACGTATTCAACGCCGGTATCGACATCGACGTGAGTCCCAAGTGGTACGTGGTATTCGATGTGTCGTACGTCAAACTGTCCTTCGACAATACGATCAGCGACACGATTGTTGATGGTGGTATCGTCGGCGTCCTGCCCGGATCGGATTCCACCATCGAGGTGGATGCGGATCCTTGGGTCTATACGGTGGGTCTAGGCCGCGTGTTCTGA
- a CDS encoding class I SAM-dependent methyltransferase, which produces MNSGDNHHPRNIGIVQSNPDQSAAAQRLSSALGLPVITQDAADAYELILVVDAGPLQLQDPSGKLGSFTIDFANSAAKYRRAQASLRSEILARAVLPRGQTGPIQVIDATAGWGRDAIVMAQLGCHVTLIEKSPIVSAMLDDAVERARQNPDLSVLANRLRTVPSDSERWITELSDAERPDVIYIDPMYPSVDKRSLPRKDMQYLRMLSAPNEHDASQLLQIARAKATKRTVVKRPLKAPILSGGIPSSQLKGRQIRFDIYVTPNS; this is translated from the coding sequence ATGAATTCCGGAGATAATCATCACCCCCGAAACATCGGGATTGTCCAATCCAATCCCGATCAGTCTGCGGCCGCGCAGCGGTTGTCCTCCGCGTTAGGACTACCGGTGATTACACAGGATGCAGCCGACGCTTACGAGCTCATACTGGTGGTAGACGCCGGCCCTCTCCAGCTGCAGGACCCTTCCGGCAAACTCGGTTCTTTCACGATAGACTTCGCAAATTCCGCCGCAAAATACCGTCGTGCACAAGCATCGCTGCGCTCTGAAATCCTTGCCCGTGCCGTGCTCCCCCGCGGCCAGACCGGTCCTATCCAGGTGATCGATGCGACCGCCGGCTGGGGACGTGACGCTATCGTCATGGCCCAACTGGGATGCCACGTTACATTGATTGAGAAATCCCCCATCGTGTCCGCGATGTTGGATGATGCCGTCGAACGAGCGAGGCAAAATCCCGATCTCTCAGTTCTGGCCAATCGGCTACGCACTGTCCCGTCCGACTCAGAACGCTGGATTACAGAGCTGAGTGATGCGGAGCGACCTGACGTCATTTACATCGATCCGATGTATCCTTCCGTCGATAAAAGAAGCCTCCCTCGCAAGGACATGCAGTACTTGCGCATGTTAAGTGCGCCGAACGAGCACGACGCCTCTCAACTGCTACAAATCGCCCGCGCCAAAGCGACCAAAAGAACGGTGGTCAAACGCCCACTCAAAGCCCCCATCCTCTCGGGCGGCATACCGTCGAGTCAACTCAAGGGCCGGCAAATCCGCTTCGACATCTACGTTACGCCCAACTCCTAG
- a CDS encoding alpha/beta hydrolase → MQKHQSVPGVVWSYPIGPELYLRGREYIRGHESLIHFVHGNGFCGMTYWPVFRQLSEFFDICFHDTQGHGDSDDGDRFPGWNLTAERMAQVVHYRRRGWGNRRIVGCGHSFGGVLTLLAAARYPGMFDAVILLDPVLFPRSAGGLVAFSYYSGLSHISPLALQARKRTRYWPDAAHAWDYFYQRGIFKGWSDGALQCYLEYALHHHEDGSVTLKCPPWMEAQIFAGFPRGLWNAVKDVSCPVHIFYGRRTYPFIPPSVRTAARVNDMVSYAEVSGGHCFMQEEPGPTAERMLTWLQKQGF, encoded by the coding sequence TTGCAGAAACACCAATCTGTTCCTGGTGTCGTATGGTCGTACCCGATCGGGCCTGAGCTGTATCTTCGCGGGCGCGAGTACATCCGTGGCCACGAGTCACTGATTCATTTCGTGCATGGCAATGGCTTTTGCGGCATGACTTACTGGCCGGTGTTTCGGCAGCTGAGCGAGTTCTTCGACATTTGTTTTCACGACACGCAGGGACATGGCGACAGCGACGATGGTGATCGTTTCCCAGGCTGGAATTTGACCGCGGAGCGCATGGCCCAAGTTGTTCACTACCGTCGACGTGGCTGGGGCAATAGGCGTATCGTGGGCTGCGGGCATAGTTTTGGTGGGGTGTTGACCTTACTGGCGGCTGCCCGATATCCCGGTATGTTCGATGCCGTTATCCTGCTTGATCCGGTGTTATTCCCGCGCTCCGCTGGCGGCTTGGTGGCCTTTTCCTACTACTCGGGTTTGAGCCATATCAGTCCATTGGCATTGCAAGCCAGGAAGCGGACGCGGTATTGGCCCGATGCAGCTCATGCCTGGGACTATTTTTATCAGCGCGGTATTTTTAAAGGCTGGTCCGATGGTGCCTTGCAGTGCTATCTGGAATACGCGTTGCACCACCACGAAGACGGCAGTGTAACCCTGAAATGTCCCCCATGGATGGAAGCGCAGATATTCGCGGGCTTTCCTCGGGGGTTATGGAACGCTGTCAAGGATGTTTCTTGTCCCGTTCACATTTTCTACGGTCGACGGACGTATCCTTTCATTCCGCCCAGTGTTCGCACAGCGGCACGAGTTAACGATATGGTTTCGTACGCGGAAGTGTCTGGAGGCCATTGTTTTATGCAGGAAGAACCTGGGCCCACAGCGGAACGGATGCTGACCTGGCTGCAAAAGCAAGGCTTCTAA
- a CDS encoding MFS transporter, translating to MSTSTEPNTSALGASSVLAIPGFPTLLVANVSFFMGFTTFFLLPKYMVTELGATEAQVGWVMASYGGLAIASLPFVGNLSDRLGRRPFLLLGATILGLTCLGFLAVDRVGGLILLLRGLQGLAFSFWFVCSSTLVVDLVEPHRRGSALGLFGISTLVTHGLSPSIAEWVAHTWSYNMVFLMAFAYCLGAWAFASRLDRPSKKNIAHPVGSTRGIGGILKDPGINLLVLPTLLLGFGFGTIMVFSQPHALNRGIQLVSALFIAYSVTSILIRAFFSHVPDLPNKRLVLIPSVIAMGTGVGLLYWVHAIPLFIACGILMGLGHSLSYPTMNALLINRLNTGEHGRGMSIFVGGFNLGMIISQVTLGYLTQVIALENLFLLAGIAVWMSIPLLIWATGPKVTDWSVPHPVDRKKQG from the coding sequence ATGTCGACGTCGACCGAGCCCAACACGTCAGCCCTTGGCGCTTCCTCGGTGCTTGCGATTCCGGGATTCCCCACCCTTCTGGTCGCCAATGTCAGTTTTTTCATGGGATTTACGACGTTTTTCCTGCTGCCGAAGTACATGGTGACCGAACTGGGCGCGACGGAAGCCCAAGTCGGATGGGTTATGGCCTCGTATGGCGGCCTGGCCATCGCATCCCTGCCATTTGTGGGTAACTTATCCGATCGCTTAGGTCGGCGTCCGTTTCTGTTGTTGGGCGCCACCATTTTAGGTCTTACATGCCTTGGTTTTTTGGCTGTCGACCGCGTGGGCGGATTAATCTTGCTGCTTCGCGGACTTCAAGGTTTGGCATTTTCTTTCTGGTTCGTTTGTTCATCGACCTTAGTTGTCGATTTGGTCGAACCACATCGGCGAGGCAGCGCCCTGGGACTGTTTGGAATTTCCACACTCGTCACCCACGGACTGTCTCCCAGTATCGCCGAATGGGTCGCTCACACTTGGTCCTACAATATGGTTTTTCTGATGGCCTTCGCCTATTGTTTAGGCGCATGGGCATTTGCGAGTCGCCTGGATAGACCGTCAAAGAAAAACATCGCCCACCCAGTTGGAAGTACCCGTGGTATCGGTGGAATTCTCAAAGACCCTGGGATTAATCTGCTGGTGTTGCCGACGCTGCTGTTGGGATTCGGCTTCGGCACCATAATGGTTTTCTCTCAGCCGCATGCTCTCAACCGCGGCATCCAACTGGTCAGCGCCCTGTTTATTGCCTACTCTGTAACCTCGATTCTCATCCGCGCGTTCTTCTCACACGTGCCGGATCTGCCAAACAAGCGCTTGGTGCTGATTCCATCCGTTATCGCCATGGGAACTGGTGTCGGCTTGCTGTATTGGGTTCATGCGATACCGCTTTTTATCGCCTGCGGGATTTTGATGGGGTTGGGGCACTCCTTGTCCTACCCGACCATGAATGCCCTCTTGATTAACCGGCTCAACACCGGTGAGCATGGACGGGGAATGTCAATTTTTGTCGGTGGGTTCAATCTGGGCATGATTATTTCTCAGGTCACGCTCGGCTATCTGACTCAGGTCATCGCTTTAGAAAACTTGTTTTTATTGGCCGGCATCGCTGTGTGGATGTCGATACCGCTTCTTATTTGGGCGACGGGGCCGAAGGTCACAGACTGGTCTGTCCCTCATCCCGTTGACCGCAAAAAGCAGGGTTAG
- a CDS encoding nitroreductase, which yields MDFEQLIQQRYSVRAFLSDPVPEPVIRDILRAAQRTPSWCNTQPWLPVVTLTPSATDRFRETLWDHVQSGGMPRPDYPFPGKYQGACAERRKQCGAALYGALGIPREDKRGAMAQTLKNFRLFEAPHMMMVFCHESLGFYGGVDCGLFIHGFMLAALNRGVGTVAQAALATYPDFVREYFGIDPAYRLLFGCSFGFADENDPVNQYRTDRAHIDETVRWVRA from the coding sequence ATGGATTTCGAACAGCTTATACAACAACGATATAGCGTACGTGCTTTCTTGTCTGATCCGGTTCCTGAGCCGGTGATCCGCGACATTCTTCGGGCCGCCCAGCGGACACCGTCTTGGTGTAATACGCAGCCTTGGCTGCCCGTTGTGACCCTCACTCCGTCAGCCACTGATCGATTTCGTGAGACCTTGTGGGATCACGTTCAATCCGGTGGAATGCCACGGCCGGACTACCCGTTTCCAGGGAAGTATCAAGGGGCTTGCGCTGAACGACGGAAACAGTGCGGAGCGGCGCTGTATGGGGCGTTAGGTATTCCGAGGGAAGACAAACGAGGTGCCATGGCTCAGACACTGAAAAACTTTCGGTTGTTCGAAGCGCCGCACATGATGATGGTGTTTTGCCATGAGAGTTTGGGGTTTTACGGGGGCGTGGATTGCGGTTTGTTCATCCACGGCTTTATGTTGGCGGCGTTAAATCGCGGGGTGGGCACTGTGGCTCAGGCGGCGCTGGCGACCTATCCAGATTTTGTTCGCGAATATTTCGGGATTGATCCGGCTTACCGTTTGCTGTTTGGGTGTTCGTTCGGTTTTGCCGACGAGAATGATCCGGTGAACCAGTATCGAACCGACCGTGCCCATATCGACGAGACGGTTCGCTGGGTTCGAGCCTGA
- a CDS encoding lipid-transfer protein encodes MGRKVCVIGNGMTQFKKPGNSPDYHLMAKDAGTQALEDAGISYKDVEQAVVGYVYGESTSGERAMYELGLTGIPMYNVNNNCSTGSTALMLAKQLVEGGIAECVMAMGFEKMQKGALGATFTDRLNPMDKHMGVVFKLQKFNSAPPTSQLFGGAGREHQEKYGTKTESFAKIAVKNRKHAIHNPRSIFHDELSVEEVMESPHYYGPLTRLQCCPPTCGAAAAIVCSEEFAKKHAKNKPVYIVGQSMTTDMPSSFEDNSMIKVIGYDMSKLAAQHVYEQSGIGIEDVDVIELHDCFTANELLTYEALGMCAEGEAEKLIESDACTYGGEWVVNPSGGLLSKGHPLGATGLAQCAEICWQLRGGVDKRQVEGARVGLQHNLGLGGACVVTMYQAS; translated from the coding sequence ATGGGACGAAAAGTCTGTGTTATCGGTAATGGAATGACCCAGTTCAAAAAGCCGGGCAACAGTCCGGACTACCATCTTATGGCCAAAGATGCCGGTACCCAAGCATTGGAAGATGCCGGCATCAGCTACAAAGATGTGGAACAGGCGGTGGTCGGCTACGTGTATGGTGAGAGCACCTCCGGTGAACGGGCCATGTACGAGTTGGGCTTGACGGGCATTCCGATGTATAACGTCAACAATAACTGCTCGACCGGCTCCACCGCGCTCATGCTGGCAAAACAGCTTGTGGAAGGTGGCATCGCCGAGTGTGTGATGGCCATGGGTTTTGAGAAGATGCAAAAAGGCGCGCTGGGCGCGACCTTTACTGATCGCCTCAATCCGATGGACAAACATATGGGCGTGGTATTCAAACTGCAGAAGTTTAATAGCGCTCCCCCCACATCACAGCTTTTTGGTGGTGCCGGTCGAGAGCATCAAGAAAAATACGGCACAAAAACGGAATCGTTCGCGAAGATCGCGGTTAAGAACCGTAAGCATGCCATCCATAACCCGCGCTCCATCTTCCACGATGAATTGTCAGTCGAAGAAGTGATGGAATCGCCTCACTACTATGGCCCCCTCACACGGCTGCAGTGTTGCCCGCCGACTTGCGGGGCTGCCGCTGCCATTGTTTGCTCGGAAGAGTTTGCGAAGAAGCACGCCAAGAACAAGCCGGTTTATATTGTCGGCCAGTCGATGACGACGGACATGCCTTCGAGCTTCGAAGACAACTCCATGATCAAAGTCATCGGCTACGACATGTCGAAGCTGGCGGCACAACACGTCTACGAACAATCCGGTATCGGTATTGAGGACGTAGACGTGATTGAGCTTCATGACTGTTTCACTGCGAACGAGCTGCTCACCTACGAGGCTTTGGGCATGTGCGCCGAAGGTGAGGCGGAGAAGCTGATCGAAAGCGACGCCTGCACTTATGGTGGCGAATGGGTGGTCAATCCTTCCGGTGGTTTGCTGTCGAAAGGCCATCCGCTGGGTGCCACGGGGCTTGCGCAATGCGCCGAGATCTGCTGGCAACTCCGAGGTGGGGTGGATAAACGGCAAGTCGAAGGCGCCCGGGTCGGCCTACAACACAACCTTGGCCTCGGTGGCGCTTGCGTTGTGACGATGTACCAAGCCAGCTGA
- a CDS encoding SDR family oxidoreductase, translating to MSEVRYDGKTVVVTGGGGSLGRAYCLLFASRGANVVVNDLGGSFSGEGASQSAADKVVEEIVNAGGKAVASYESVSTTEGAEKTMEIAKDAFGSVHMLINNAGILRDKSFAKMTDDDWDKIMEVHLRGAFCMTKAAWPMFREQNYGRVVLTASAAGIYGNFGQANYSAAKLGLYGMGQTLGHEGKKYNINTNVIAPVARSRMTETVMPPALLEKLRPEAVAPLVAWLCSEECKESGSLFEVGAGRFFKLGWTRTPGYKSDAEGGVASVEELRDNWKTVTDFTDAKMVRNIQESTMAFMK from the coding sequence ATGTCTGAAGTACGTTACGACGGTAAAACGGTAGTCGTCACCGGTGGTGGCGGGTCGCTCGGCCGCGCTTATTGCCTGCTCTTCGCATCCCGCGGCGCCAACGTGGTCGTCAACGACCTCGGCGGAAGCTTCAGCGGTGAAGGCGCCAGCCAATCCGCTGCGGACAAAGTCGTCGAAGAAATCGTAAACGCCGGCGGAAAAGCCGTTGCCAGTTACGAGTCGGTATCCACCACCGAGGGTGCCGAGAAAACGATGGAAATCGCCAAAGACGCCTTCGGCAGCGTACATATGCTGATCAACAACGCCGGCATCCTGCGCGACAAATCATTCGCGAAAATGACCGACGACGATTGGGACAAAATCATGGAAGTGCATCTGCGCGGTGCATTTTGCATGACCAAAGCCGCTTGGCCCATGTTCCGCGAACAAAACTACGGCCGTGTCGTACTCACCGCGTCGGCCGCCGGCATTTACGGCAACTTCGGTCAAGCCAACTACTCCGCCGCCAAGTTGGGCTTGTACGGCATGGGCCAAACCTTGGGCCACGAAGGTAAAAAGTACAACATCAACACAAACGTGATCGCCCCTGTCGCGCGCTCCCGAATGACCGAAACGGTTATGCCGCCGGCATTGCTGGAAAAGCTCCGACCGGAAGCCGTTGCTCCGTTGGTCGCGTGGCTTTGCAGCGAAGAATGCAAAGAAAGCGGTTCGCTGTTCGAAGTGGGTGCTGGCCGCTTCTTCAAACTGGGATGGACTCGTACCCCCGGCTATAAGAGCGACGCCGAAGGAGGCGTGGCATCTGTGGAAGAACTGCGTGACAATTGGAAGACCGTGACGGACTTCACGGATGCCAAGATGGTACGCAACATCCAAGAATCCACCATGGCTTTCATGAAATAA
- a CDS encoding PaaI family thioesterase, giving the protein MTIEELIQHARQSGDFAGLMDQIPYAKLLGMRMRLDDDNNPLFYLPFLEKNIGNPALPALHGGVIGGFMENSAIVSLMWARDSLDIPKTIDFNIDYLRSGRAEESFARCEITRQGKRVAHVKVDCWQRDAQTPIAVARVHFLLT; this is encoded by the coding sequence ATGACCATCGAAGAACTGATTCAACACGCGCGCCAGTCCGGTGACTTCGCCGGACTCATGGATCAAATTCCGTACGCCAAACTTCTCGGGATGCGCATGCGGCTCGACGATGATAACAATCCGTTGTTTTATCTACCATTTTTGGAGAAAAACATCGGCAATCCTGCTCTCCCGGCATTACACGGCGGGGTCATCGGCGGATTCATGGAAAATAGCGCCATCGTGAGTCTGATGTGGGCACGTGATTCCCTCGATATTCCAAAAACCATTGATTTCAACATCGATTACTTGAGATCCGGCCGGGCGGAGGAAAGTTTCGCGCGCTGCGAAATCACGCGGCAAGGAAAACGTGTCGCTCACGTCAAAGTCGATTGTTGGCAACGTGATGCCCAGACACCCATTGCCGTCGCACGCGTCCACTTTTTGTTGACCTAG
- a CDS encoding PaaI family thioesterase yields MQVIEIGKGSGTMKVPYKPELIGNPKTGVIHGGVLTSLIDSCGGLAVFSALPRMEPIATLDLRIDYQKPATPEKDLFAFSECYKLTRQIAFVRAIAYQDDKEDPVATSLATFMRSSSLPRNAQKTRA; encoded by the coding sequence TTGCAAGTAATAGAGATCGGAAAGGGCAGCGGCACGATGAAAGTGCCCTATAAACCGGAACTGATCGGTAATCCGAAAACCGGCGTGATTCACGGCGGCGTCCTGACCTCACTGATCGACAGTTGTGGCGGCTTGGCCGTATTCTCCGCACTGCCCCGAATGGAACCGATCGCCACACTCGACCTGCGTATCGACTATCAAAAACCCGCCACGCCGGAAAAAGACCTGTTCGCATTCAGCGAGTGCTATAAGTTAACGCGCCAAATCGCCTTCGTTCGAGCCATCGCTTACCAGGACGACAAAGAAGACCCGGTGGCGACCAGTCTCGCGACGTTCATGCGAAGCTCCAGTTTGCCGCGTAATGCTCAAAAGACCCGCGCATGA
- a CDS encoding flavodoxin family protein, which translates to MNKKHLLIVFHSQTGNTEAMAHSAKEGACEFEGVEVRFLWAKEAGPDDLLWADGLLIGTPENMGYMSGAIKDFLDRTYYPVEGKINNLPYSVFISAGNDGRGALSHIQRIGRGYPFKEVYEPVIARGELTDETLAKCREMGQTLAAGLEFGIF; encoded by the coding sequence ATGAACAAGAAACATCTTCTCATCGTGTTCCACTCGCAAACGGGAAATACCGAGGCGATGGCCCATTCTGCGAAAGAAGGCGCGTGTGAATTTGAAGGCGTCGAGGTTCGTTTTCTTTGGGCCAAAGAGGCCGGACCAGACGACCTGTTGTGGGCCGACGGCTTGCTGATTGGCACGCCGGAGAACATGGGATACATGTCCGGCGCTATCAAGGATTTCCTGGACCGAACTTACTACCCCGTTGAAGGCAAAATTAATAATCTGCCCTACAGCGTCTTCATCAGTGCAGGCAACGATGGACGGGGCGCACTGAGCCATATCCAACGTATTGGGCGTGGGTATCCCTTTAAAGAAGTATATGAACCCGTCATCGCCCGTGGCGAATTGACCGACGAAACTCTGGCAAAATGCCGGGAGATGGGGCAGACCCTAGCTGCCGGGCTGGAATTCGGAATCTTCTGA
- the rraA gene encoding ribonuclease E activity regulator RraA codes for MSLATTDLCDAYSDQLQVVEPLFRDFGGRVHFHGAIATLKVFEDNSLVRRALETPGEERVLVVDGGGSLRCALLGDQLGELAVENGWAGIVVYGCIRDSDAIGQLDLGVKAITTHPLKSVKRGGGQENIDVRFLGVTFRPGAWLYADADGIVVSDGALS; via the coding sequence ATGTCCCTCGCGACCACCGATCTTTGCGATGCCTATTCTGACCAACTTCAAGTTGTTGAACCGCTGTTCCGCGATTTTGGTGGGAGGGTTCATTTTCACGGTGCGATTGCCACGCTGAAGGTCTTCGAAGACAACAGCCTGGTTAGGAGGGCGTTGGAAACTCCGGGTGAAGAACGGGTTTTGGTGGTGGATGGAGGTGGCTCACTCCGCTGCGCTTTACTTGGGGATCAGCTCGGTGAATTGGCGGTCGAGAATGGGTGGGCGGGCATCGTTGTATATGGCTGTATCCGGGACTCTGATGCCATCGGACAATTAGACCTGGGAGTCAAGGCCATCACCACGCATCCGCTAAAGAGCGTGAAACGCGGCGGTGGACAAGAAAATATTGACGTACGGTTTCTCGGCGTTACCTTTCGTCCAGGAGCTTGGCTGTATGCTGATGCCGATGGCATTGTCGTCAGTGACGGCGCGCTGAGCTAA